Part of the Oncorhynchus kisutch isolate 150728-3 linkage group LG2, Okis_V2, whole genome shotgun sequence genome, GATTCCAGTTACTATCAGGTGGTGCTAAAACCATGCAATTACATGGTAGATAGACAGGTAGGTATTgtgaaacagcatagtaagtacacattacagagtatttaCAACTACATTATCTTTTTTTGCGGGTTGTGTAATTGGCTCAATTTGATATATTGTGCTGTGCATCTGTTCTTGTTGTTCCCACCACATTTTTAAAAGGGCATTTCACTTCACAGCCAGACCTCTCAAGTGATTCTTCTATAAAACTGCAGGCCCCTGTTGTGTTCTTAGGATGCCAGCCCAAGCAAGAAGCCTCCAAAGAATCCACTGGTGACGATAATGTTTGTCTTCACAAACTCTGTGGACTGGGAGGGATTGAGATAAAAAAAACAGTATTAAAATATAAGAAAAGTGCAATATCCTTTTAAGACAAATAACAAATCTGAATGCATATGGATAATTGATCCCTTGACTTAGCAGCCTAGTCTGTACAAGTAGGCAGAATTTGTATTATGTCAGTATGAATGTAGTTCAATTCACACTGCTTTGTCatgcacaaatcaaatcaaatcaaatgctatttgtcacatgtgccgaatacaacaggtgtagggcTACCTGGTCGATAAAAGAGTTGAGCTCTGGTACAGCCCTGTCGGCTTTCTTCTTCAGGTGCCTCTTGGCTTTGTTGACATCCTTCTCCACTCTCTTCCAGTCCACCTGCACATAGCCACTGTGGTTGGCTATCTGGAGAAtagaatatacattttttttattttagggACTATAAAAAAAACTAAGCAAAAATGCTATGTAAAATAATCTATGACAATAAGGATTTTAGCTAATAGTATTGTAGCTAAAGAGCAAGCTTCTCTTCGCAGGGGGTGACCAGCATGTGAAATAACTCATTTAGACTTTTATACTGTACATTAAAAACTTGTGTTGAGTTCCCACCTGTAACAACAGGAATCCTCCACCCACAGCAGTGGCTGCGATCTTCCCCACCTTCTGGAAAAGATATCCCGCACACCTGGCAGCGAGAGACAACGCAAAACTCTAATTAAACCCTATCCTGCATGTAGTACACTAAACAGGGCAATAGAATCCTCTACAGAGGAAACCTGTATTTTGATCATACCATGCATTAAAGTACAGTAGCATTGACCACCATGAGAGAGATACATCAAATGATAAAGAACAGTCCTGAGGATGCTCCGTTGTATAATCAACATAGGCTACCTTGGCCTGCAGGACTTACCAGCCACTCACACCACCCAGTGCTATTTGTGTGGCCACCGAATACTTCTCAGCCATTGGACCCGAATTGTTCCCACCAAATAGGCAGCCCCACCATTGTTGACGCCTAGCATATTGTGTCAGGTCGACCACCTCATATGTGTCCTCATTCTCTGGGTCTTGGGGCGGGAGACACAAAGTAGAGCACTTTATGTACAAGAGGCAGTTTCACAAGTATTAATATCCCCGTCAGACGTGTTGGATGATTGTGCCATATTCCATTGGCAACAGTACAAATGAAGTAACGTCAAACCATGTTGGAAGGAGAGGATTATGAGTCTAATTTCTTACAGGCACTTCTTGGCATAATAATCCATTCGCGTATGTGGGGAAATAGCAGTCTAAAACGTCAAATTGCATGGTGTTATAACGTGGTAACAATGTTGCAACTGTAGCCATTCCTATTTATCTTGATATAATCTATGACGTTGATACATTGAAACATACCGAGTGAGTGCGATCAGAGACCGAAAGAGTAGACCTAATCGTTTTTTAGCGAGTAGGTTGCCACATATTTGACATATATGGATATGATTTAATGCTCTATAGCGTACATCTAAGAtggaaatatgggaccaaatatggAAACATAAAGGTCGTTTTTTGGTTTGAGAGCGACACTTACCCTCTTCAcgatccgccattttggagtgtCTTGACTTGAATGTTGTTGACAAATGCTGTCACAGGCGTGATGGGATACATGGTTTGCATAGTTTGTCAGACAGTCAAACAGAAtttcattcatttaaaaaaaatatcttaTTAGAATGTCTCAATACAGTTTATAATTTAATGCAGCTTTCATAAATGTAGGTTGCCTCACAAATAAACAAaactgacaaataaaatgttttacccccccaaaaaaatgtataGCTTGCAAAGTATATAACTGTACACAGTAAATGTAGCAGCACAGAATAGGCTACTTCAGTCtgttattttggagcaggattaTAGCTATAATAGAGTTGGGTCTGTATCCTTTGCAATAAATGACtgattaatgtttttttttgtgtatttCATATTAACATTCATCAGAGTGATTTATGGATAATATTCCCTGTGGTACTATTGTATGGTATGTGATATGACAACTGTACAGTATGACAAGTGACCTGGTATTCTGGGAGATGTTTTAGGATTACACATAACCTAACTCAATGTCTCCAATATCTAAGAGCTCTTGAGCTTTATGTAACTAAGCCTATTCTATGACTTCATGGTCGTTATTATTTCCTTTATATTGAAAAGACACAATCTGGAGTCTGTGTTTCATCCCTTTGGCAGCCCACACATTTCATGGACAGATTTTATTAGATAAACTCCAGGTGCAAAAGTTATGTGTTTCTACAGTATATCAACAATGCTAAATGATGTACTGTTGAATCTTGGGTAAAAGAATTAGCAGATTTGGTAGGCCTATGCATATTGGGCTTGCTGCCTATGTGTTTGATAACCATTATGCTTCATTGATttaattgaaaccaggagattcATTTGATCCCTTTCTTTTCCCCTCAAACTACACAGCTTCCTGTTACAAGACGGTGACAGTTGGCCATCTATCTCTGTCACCATGACAGTGATGACAGATTTACAGCCCAGCCTATATTTtggcgcggggggggggggggggggggattccaaTCGAACTGGAAAGCGACCTCTGCTCTGAGTTATCAAGTCTGATGGACGAAGCCACACCGTCTGCAGGAGACAACAACATCAGCCAGCAGGATCAAGGCTCCCCATATACTTCATCCAATATCCAAATCTTCACCTTGTGTCATTATGAGTTGAACATTGGTAACAACCCCAACTCCCCAAAGCCTGTTGTGTTGTGATGGACATGTTTAGTCAGCTCCAATATGAGTACTCCAGCATCAGACCATTTAGAGAAGCTTCAAGTTTCAAGTTTCACTGTtatgtgcacaagtacagtgaaatgcctttctggCAAGATGTAGTTTGGCATATTGTCTACAATGTCATTGGCATCTTgcaaaaataaacacatttgtcTATGCTAACACTTGTAACACTTAGCacttatatacagtacaagtcaaacgtTTTGACTcgcctcctcattcaagggtttttctttatttgtattattttctatattatagaataatagtgaagacatcaaactatgaaataatacatatggaatcatgtagtaaccaaaaaagtgttaaacaaatcaaaatatattttagaatcttcaaagtagccaccctttgccttgatgacagctttgcaaactcttggcattctctgaagTATTATAAACTATAATTTTGTAAATCACACACTAAATTGTTATAGCAAACAGTGATAACAAAGCAATCACATCAGATTAAATAGTAATAGCAACACTGCAGCATTCATGCATAATCCTTGGCAACCAACTGACCTGTACCCCCTCCCATCCGTGCTCTCCagaatccttgggacgtccataCCCCCATGTAGTTTAGGTTTCAAATGGTCAAGGTAAGggttaacattagggttaggTAACTATACTttcctagtaaaaaaaaaagaaaaagtaagGGTTATGTTAAAAGTTTATAgtaaaggttaggattagggtttagTGTATGGACGCCCCAAGGATCCCAATATTATCACTAACCATACTGGCATCCCTTGAAAAGGACAGTTACCTTAACCAATAAGATACCTCAAAGTAGACTTAGAAAACGTAATGCTTATCACAATACAACATGGGAAACCAATCGAAATAAGCTGTGGAACTGCGTAAAGTTAAGGGTTTTTTATTCCTGTGTGTGAGGAACGACACCCAAGGAAAATGAAGTCACATGATTACACACAGATACATTCGttggtcacagtgaggagagggCGTTCCTACGGTGGCGGCGTGCATTCGCCTATGTGACACAATTACAACAACTTTGAGCTGGTGTGGGGGGAAGTTTACTATTATGACCAAATAACGCCCTATCGTAAAAACCGGCATCAACTCTACTCCTTGCATTATTTGGCAAATACATACATGTAGAATTTTGTGTACAATCATGCGATAAGGCTGTTTTTGGACGGGTCTTGTTTTCCTTCAGGATTTGGCAATCACTCGGCTGAGCTAGCAACGTTTTCAGTCCTACATACGGTGGTGTACTTTCGTTCTTATATTTTGGTGGAGTTTTGTCGCCCGCTTCCCTGTTCCTTTTCTATGAAATTGTGCGGAGTGTCGCTCGACGCGGCTGCTGCTCGAAGTCTCGGCGCTGCTGGTGATGAGGAAAAGAAAATGGCGGCGGGAAAAGCGAATGAAATCGAATTGGACTTTCTGAAGCTAACagcgcaggagagagagagcttggtcGAAATTGACAGGTTAGCGAATGAGCAATGCATTTGCTTTCTTTGTCTACGTTTTTGTGTATTGAGTTTTCGTACATTAAAGTATTTTAAAACGACCTATATGCCCCAAGTAATACGGAACCGCCTGTGTTGTCCTCTGCTTGCAGTTCACTATTTGGATTTCAGAGGCTTCATGAAGATGGCGCCAGAACGAAGGCCTTGCTGTTAAAGGTATGTCACAGATAGGACCAGAGTCGCCCCTCCGCTGTCACTCCTGATTCGTGCATATCTGGAATAAGTGTCAGGGACCTGCTGGACATTTAACCACAAACCCCTTCCATTAGCTAGAAGCCAGGCGCACAAGTCGGTGGATATTACGTTAATGAATTCCCTTTCCAGTCAGTGTGAATTATAGTTGTATcttgacaaaatgtggaaaagtgacaccggcagcattttaatttaactaatgtTACAGGACATTTGAGAAATGCATTGGGTGCGTAACCTGATTAtggcgtccacccacggtgctcataATGACACAAGTCACATTTCGATGATCGTAATTAATTTGAACAGAACATGCAACTGCGTGTGTCCTTTACCAAATTTCTGATGCGCTGTTAGAGTAACTGACACATtgacttttcctcagccaacaagaccagtaatgaacagcaaaatcactaacctatgtcaatctactatccccgtAAGTAGACAAGTTTACACTCAGTTTTTGTTATGTGCGAGAAAGAAATATGCTATTCCAAACCGACTCAGGGACAGTGGTGGGAAGATGGATCCTaaattcatatttatttatttatttatttatttacctttatttaaccaggtaggcaagttgagaacaagttctcatttacaattgcgacctggccaagataaagcaaagcagttcgacagataaaacgacacagagttacacatggagtaaaaacaaacatacagtcaataatgcagtataaacaagtctatatacaatgtgagcaaatgaggtgagaagggaggtaaaggcaaaaaaggccatgatggcaaagtaaatacaatatagcaagtaaaatactggaatggtagttttgcaatggaagaatgtgcaaagtagaaataaaaaaataatggggtgcaaaggagcaaaataaataaataaattaaaattaaatacagttgggaaagaggtagttgtttgggctaaattataggtgggctatgtacaggtgcagtaatctgagctgctctgacagttggtgcttaaagctagtgagggagataagtgtttccagtttcagagatttttgtagttcgttccagtcattggcagcagagaactggaaggagaggcggccaaagaaagaattggttttgggggtgactagagagatatacctgctggagcgtgtgctacaggtgggagatgctatggtgaccagcgagctgagataaggggggactttacctagcagggtcttgtagatgacatggagccagtgggtttggcgacgagtatgaagcgagggccagccaacgagagcgtacaggtcgcaatggtgggtagtatatggggctttggtgataaaacggattgcactgtgatagactgcatccaatttgttgagtagggtattggaggctattttgtaaatgacatcgccaaagtcgaggattggtaggatggtcagttttacaagggtatgtttggcagcatgagtgaaggatgctttgttgcgaaataggaagccaattctagatttaactttggattggagatgtttgatatgggtctggaaggagagtttacagtctaaccagacacctaagtatttgtagttgtccacgtattctaagtcagagccgtccagagtagtgatgttggacaggcgggtaggtgcaggtagcgatcagttgaagagcatgcatttagttttacttgtatttaagagcaattggaggccacggaaggagagttgtatggcattgaagcttgcctggagggttgttaacacagtgtccaaagaagggccggaagtatacagaatggtgtcgtctgcgtagaggtggatcagggactcaccagcagcaagagcgacctcattgatgtatacagagaagagagtcggtccaagaattgaaccctgtggcacccccatagagactgccagaggtccggacagcagaccctccgatttgacacactgaactctatcagagaagtagttggtgaaccaggcgaggcaatcatttgagaaaccaaggctgtcgagtctgccgatgaggatatggtgattgacagagtcgaaagccttggccagatcaatgaatacggctgcacagtaatgtttcttatcgatggcggttaagatatcgtttaggaccttgagcgtggctgaggtgcacccatgaccagctctgaaaccggattgcatagcagagaaggtatggtgagattcgaaatggtcggtaatctgttggttgacttggctttcgaagaccttagaaaggcacggtaggatagatataggtctgtagcagtttgggtcaagagtgtccccccctttgaagagggggatgaccgcagctgctttccaatctttgggaatctcagacgacacgaaagagaggttgaacaggctagtgataggggtggcaacaatttcggcagataattttagaaagaacgggtccagattgtctagcccggctgatttgtaggggtccagattttgcagctctttcagaacatcagctgaatggatttgggagaaggagaaatggggaaggcttgagcgagttgctgttgggggtgcagtgctgttgtccggggtaggaggtgccaggtggaaagcatggccagccgtagaaaaatgcttattgaaattctcaattatggtggatttatcagtggtgacagtgtttcctatcttcagtgcagtgggcagctgggaggaggtgttcttattctccatggactttacagtgtcccagaacttttttgagttagtgttgcaggaagcaaatttctgcttgaaaaagctagccttggcttttctaactgcctgtgtataatgatttctagcttccctgaacagctgcatatcacgggggctgttcgatgctaatgcagaacgccataggatgtttttgtgttggttaagggcagtcaggtctggggagaaccaagggctatatctgttcctggttctaaatttcttaaatggggcatgtttatttaagatggttaggaaggcatttaaaaaaaatatccaggcatcctctactgacgggatgagatcaatatccttccaggataccccggccaggtcgattagaaaggcctgctcgcagaagtgtttcagggagcgttttacagtgattagtggaggtcgtttgaccgctgacccattacggatgcaggcaatgaggcagtgatcgctgagatcttggttgaagacagcagaggtgtatttagaggggaagttggttaggatgatatctatgagggtgcccgtgtttaaggttttggggaggtacctggt contains:
- the LOC109870695 gene encoding FUN14 domain-containing protein 1-like — protein: MADREEDPENEDTYEVVDLTQYARRQQWWGCLFGGNNSGPMAEKYSVATQIALGGVSGWCAGYLFQKVGKIAATAVGGGFLLLQIANHSGYVQVDWKRVEKDVNKAKRHLKKKADRAVPELNSFIDQSTEFVKTNIIVTSGFFGGFLLGLAS